The stretch of DNA AAGGCGCGTATTGCTAAGGATCATCCGATGATTTAGTGCTCACACACTGACAAAACGCGCCGTTAGACCTTCACTGCCGAAGCTAAATTATTGGCACGCTCAGAGAGCGCAGTGGAGGTAGCTACATGAAGAAATACATTGTCACCGGATTTATCGCGTTCGCACTTGCAGGCTGTGGGGGCGGAGGTGGTGGAACACCATTAACATCAACGCCAGTCAATCCGACCGCGCCGACGACACCAGCGCCAACGGTCACATTGGCGATGAGCCAGCCTAAGATCACGTTAGGATCGTCGGCCACACTCACATGGTCATCGACGAACGCAACGTCATGTACAGCATCCGGCGCATGGGCTGGTACGCAGGCTATCTCGGGCACGTCAGCACAGACGCCAACTGCTGCCGGTTCGGGAACGTACACGCTGACCTGCACTGGCGCTGGCGGCACTGCCAACCAATCGGTGTCGTTGATCGTTCCGATTCCAGTTCAGAAATCATCATATTTGAACGCCAAGAATCTTGCTATCACGGCTCAAACTTTGCCCGTAGTCGATCCGACGTTCAACGAAGGCATACAGAGCGGTTATGCGTTTGCTGACTTCTTCCAGGACGGTTCCCTATCGCTGGTTGCGTTCACTGAACACGATCCGCTTGATGGCTCATGGCCCCCGTCGGTCCAAGGTAAAGTGCATTTCTTTAAGAAAGATGCCAGCGGCAATTGGGTTGATAAGACATCGGGTCTGCTGAGTGATACGTCCGGTTGCACCTTGCCCCGAAAATTAGTCATCGTAGATTTCAACAACGATGGCCTACCTGATGTGTTTGCTACATGCTCTGGACTTGATGTGGCTCCATATGCTGGCGAGAACTATCGCCTTCTCCTCAGTCAGGCAGACGGCACATACAAAAATGTCCTGCTGCCCTTCAGCGGATACGCGCATAGCGCATCTGCTGCTGATGTGAACGGTGATGGTAACGTCGATATCGTGGTGGCCGACATGAAGGGCCAGGGTGGAAAGACACCAATCTACTTCCTGATGGGTGATGGCAAGGGGGGCTTCACCGTAGATTACAGCCGCGCGGATCGTCCAGAATTCGAATACAAAACGGCCTTCTGGACTGTTGAACTATTGCAGGATGACGTGACGAAAAAATATACCCTCTTTGCTGGAGGAACTGAATCCTATGTTGACACATCCGGCGCGGCAGCAGGAGGCACCGGTACCGTGTTGATATCTGGTGACAGCACCGGCAACTTTGTCAACGGGAGCAAGATGATCCTTCCAGTAGCGAAGGGATTTGAGACTGTGATGGACGTGGTTGTGCAAAAAAATACCGCCTACATTCTTCGTGTGCTATCTGAGCCATCGTACGGCGGCACTGCGATTCAGAAGGTCGATTTAACGTCAGGCACTGGGTCCCTAATTTACTCGCATACCGGCTGGTATCCCGGAAAGTATTTGAACTTCCCGGCGCCGTGGTTTGCATGGATGGTGCCCGTCAACGGAAATCTGGTCAGTGAGAATGCTTTCTTCAACGTGACCGTACCTCAGTAACTTACTTGCTCGTGCCCGTGTCCGCCCTCTGTGGACATGGGTATTTTTCTGCCGTCGAAAGAAGCGCGGGCAACAGGCCATTGCTATTGACGGTTCTGGATGCACAACGAATAGAACGAGGTTGCAGTGAAACGA from Duganella dendranthematis encodes:
- a CDS encoding FG-GAP repeat domain-containing protein, coding for MKKYIVTGFIAFALAGCGGGGGGTPLTSTPVNPTAPTTPAPTVTLAMSQPKITLGSSATLTWSSTNATSCTASGAWAGTQAISGTSAQTPTAAGSGTYTLTCTGAGGTANQSVSLIVPIPVQKSSYLNAKNLAITAQTLPVVDPTFNEGIQSGYAFADFFQDGSLSLVAFTEHDPLDGSWPPSVQGKVHFFKKDASGNWVDKTSGLLSDTSGCTLPRKLVIVDFNNDGLPDVFATCSGLDVAPYAGENYRLLLSQADGTYKNVLLPFSGYAHSASAADVNGDGNVDIVVADMKGQGGKTPIYFLMGDGKGGFTVDYSRADRPEFEYKTAFWTVELLQDDVTKKYTLFAGGTESYVDTSGAAAGGTGTVLISGDSTGNFVNGSKMILPVAKGFETVMDVVVQKNTAYILRVLSEPSYGGTAIQKVDLTSGTGSLIYSHTGWYPGKYLNFPAPWFAWMVPVNGNLVSENAFFNVTVPQ